One Vicia villosa cultivar HV-30 ecotype Madison, WI linkage group LG5, Vvil1.0, whole genome shotgun sequence genomic window, cttaataatttttaaaatttacaatttggtccttcaaatttttaaaaattacaatttggtccttacttttcaatttttttaattggtccaaaaattttatattttataaaaaatgatcccaaaaatctaacaatgaattaccttaatattccatccaaacaaaataatttaaaatgaatggctttcaattgaatcatttgaattgctttaaattttaaattcctttaaaattttcaattacctcatccaaacacactctaagagtattacaacgaAATAGATCATAGAGAAAACAGAAATTGTCCGGTATCGTCCCCAGTAACCATCCGCCAGAACAGCTCCAATAAGAGGTGTAAGATAACAAGTTCCTTGCCAGATGCTGACATTTCTCGCAGCAGAGGCGTTTCCTTTGTGTAGTTTGGTGGTAAGATAGGTAACAAGGTTTGTTGCAACATTCATTGACTGTCATTTACATACATAAGTATGATAGTAATGAAAATGAATCACCTAAAACATTAAACATTAAGGGCAATGTAAAAAAAAAGCATACCTAGAATAAATGGACAAGCTCTCCAATTGCCAGTGTTGTGCTTAATAGCAGGCTTCCatctaaagtcaactgaaccatCTCCTGTGTACTGTTTGCTCCTTTCACCcttaagaattaaaataaataagtaactTGATTTATAAAATTCAGCTGACTCATATTTTAAGTTCACCAAACTGATTTTAGAACACAGCTTACAATATGAAAGGTCTTTATACAACAGATGAAAACAGTTAAAACTAGACTTGCAACAACAGAGAATCCAAATCCTTTTTAAGGATTCAGATAAGAAAGGCAATAACAGCCAGAAACACTTCATTTAATTTCCATTAAGGAAGAGTAATTCAGTTCTGATAACAACAAATAAGACAAGTAAGAAAATTCACAAAGTATAAAAAGggataaaagtaaaaataaatctAAGCAGTTAACTGACATTAATATTATGGCAAAGGAAGGAGAGCAGAACCTGAAGAAATCCCTGCTCCAGTTCCGGAATGTCGGCAGAACCCATGCCTCTTAACCACTATGGTATATGGATAATGGAGAAAAAAGCATCTTCAATCTCAATTACTCATTGAATGCGTACAACTTGCGACAATAATATGACTGCTgacaaaattatttattattggaTAATAATTCGAAGTGCTCATCAAAATTTAAagtaatacaattttttttagtaaaaattaaaaggaaatatTGAATGAAAGATCTCAAtaattaatttactttttttcTTTGAAAATGATGGGTGAGATAGCTCAACAAATAAATGTTAGTTGAGTTAAATAATTGTAAGCGGTTGATTTAGGGTTCGATATTTGacactaacatttatttatatttttgcatTAACGTAAATAAGTTGCTGATGTAAAGTTTGATATAATGTCATCTTAAAACTCTTTATACTCTATATTTCTATCAAATTAAGttttatatttagaatatttGATTGTctcatattatttattattttaaaatatcaatgataggttaattatttcttttgctcacgtgttttttttttaatcttaatcCCCTAACTTTTGTCCTGGCTATTTTAGTCAATTTCACTAATgtatcaaaaaaacaaaaatcacatCAATGGGGATCAATCTTTTAGATATCATTAGTTACAAGTGTATTTGTTGCAATTTTGGGAGTGAACATAAACTGCCATCACAGGAGGGGGCAGGGACTATTTTGAACAAGGCATAACAAATATTTTCCTTTACAATTGAAAGAAAGGTGTGCGCAATTGCATAATATCATATTATATTACATAAAGAGCAATCACAATAATGCAGAAGGAATTAAGAAAACGAGGTTCACTAGTAACAAATGCCTGAAAACCCTTATGAAGCCTTCTTTGACTTGTATCTTTTGGCAGCAACTATGTACATAAACATATTTAAGAAGCTGAGTCCAGCTAAAAGCCAGAAAAAGTAATCGAGATGACCTTTGTTCAAGTTATCCGGAATCCATCCAGGACTTCCCCCTCGTGTAGTGAAGTAAAGTACCACAGTGAGAATGAATGAACTCAAGTAATTCCCGAGTGAAGTAGTCAGAAGCGACAGAGCACTGCATAAACTTCGCATAGCATCTGGAGATTGGTCATAGAAGAACTCAAGCTGCCCCACAAAGGTGAATACTTCTGCTGCTCCCAATAAGAAATACTGAGGGATTTGCAAAAGTATAGTAAGGGGTACAGGGACAGCTTTATCAACAAGGTCGAGCTCTTTTGCAAGCTGCAGACGCTTAATCTCCACAATAGCAGCAGCTGACATGCACAGGACTGAAATAAAAAGACCAATTCCCATTCTTTGCAACTCTGAAAATCCCCTTTCTTTGCCAGTAAATTTTCTTGCAATGGGAACTATAAACCTGTCATAGACAGGAACCCAGAAAATAACACTTACTACATCAAAAGTTGAGAGGGAAGCTGGTGGTATTCTGAAAGAACCAATTCTAGTGTCCATCATAGTTCCTTGTTCCACAAACATTGTTGACATCTGGGCATAGACCGCAGAAAAAACTATGCCAGTAGCCCAAACTGGAAACATGCGGATCAAGATTTTTAATTCCTCCACCTGTGTCACAGTGCAAAGTCTCCACAGGTTAGAATAGTCACCACTTTTCCTCTCATCATCAGAGACTACAGCTGCTCTGTCAAGACACCTTCATTAAAATAAAGGAAAGTAAAAAGTTCAGTTAACGAGTGCGTGGAATCTTCCAAAGCAAgtaagcatacttaaacaagtatccataacaaatcaaattattattagGACAAAAACTAAATATGTAAATTTAGCAAAAGGATTTCTCAACCTACTGAAGACTTTGTAAAAGAAAATTGTTTACATGCAGTCTATCCTACAAAACTATCCATGAAATTAACATTCTATCATTCTTTCAAATAGGAAAAAGAGAAGCAAGAAAACAATGAGTCTTCCATTAACCTACTCAAAAGAGAAACCCTGACAACAATCTAATATTTTCTCATCCGTCTTGAAAAATAATGAAACATAGCAAGTTCATCCCGTGATAATATCAATCTATATTCGACAAGTAAAGCTTGTAAAGTTATTTTTAACAATCCAGATAGGTAAATTATGTGCAAAGTTGAGTGATGAATGAAAAATCTAAAATGTTCAACATAAATATCTAATCACGATTAGTTAAGCAACAAAACTAGGGGACATGATAACTTGATAAGCTACCAGTATCAGGAGTTACAAATTTGCTTTCATATTAAATGCGTACACATCAAGACACTGGAAAATGTAAGTGCACCGAAGAAATTTCCCCCCATTACTGATCTCAAAAGCAATGCAATTAATACATAATGTGTGTGGATGAAATATCGTAGATCAAGTGACATTTATACCATCTATCTTATCCCATCCAAGGTTCCCTCATGACATTTTAAAACAGTATGTTGTTGGTATTAGCCATAAAAACCAAATATTGTGATAGTTTAATTAATGAAAATCTCGCATAAAAAATGTGGAAATATCCACACATGTTGAACTTTTGGATAAGAGTATGTAAAACCAAATTGCACTCTATAAGCAGTATCCCAAGTTTGATGATTGTGACAAATGTGGTGTTTGATGATGGGATGGCAGCATATCGGTACCAACCACTGAGAGTTGTAGATAAGAAAAAAAGAGATGCAAGAAGGGTAATAGTAAGGGTGTCATTGCTAAATAGTGTCATACTGAAATCATCTCTGAGAGTGCATGGCTAGATAATGTTTGGCTATTTGATATGAACTCCAAACACTAGAGAAAGTaaggtgatattattattagttatccAAACCTCTCAGGAAAGGATTGGGTAACTACAGAGTTTGATAACTTTGATAACTTTAGTACACTTTGAAGATAGATGTTAGATGAGAGAGAATGATGGTTAAGAGGGATAGAGAGAAAGTTACCATAGTTACAAAACCTAAAGGTAGCTAATCTTGACAATCCTATCAGGCCTTGTCAGATGGGACAGACAAGGCTTTGACCGGCCAATGGAACCCTTAGTAAACTTTGAGTTTGGCAGGAAGGTGCATTGCACATTGACAAGAATATAaggaataaattattattattcattgaaCATGCTCCCTTGTTTTTTTGACAGTGTGACCAAAGCTGAGAAATGAGAACATTATAACAGTAAAGTCAAAGTAAGGGCACAATCACCTTAGTTCATCACTATGCTGTAGTTTCCGACTTCCTTCGATTGCAGAGCTCTTGTCTGGTGTCTCATACAGGAGACTACTATCCTCAGGGACAGTAAGATTCCGTTTCCGAAAAGATGCGGCCACAACCTGGCACATTCTTGTAAGAGGGCTTCCCCCTGGTTTTTGAAACCTATATAGGGGTGTGCCTAAAAAGAAGCTTCCGATAGCTAATCCCATGAATAAAGCAGGAATGCCAAATCCAAGACCCCAGCCTGCATTTTCTTGAATCCACACAATAAAACTGCTTGATATAAGGGCTCCTATGTTGATAGAAAAGTAAAACCAGTTGAAAAATGACCCCTTCTTAACCCTTTCTCGCGAATCAGTATCATCAAACTGATCTGCCCCAAAAGAGGACACGCATGGTTTAATACCACCAGTCCCAAGCGCAATCAGATAGAGACCAATGAAGAACACAGCATATTGTGCAGGAGTAGCTGGAGGGCATACAGCACCCAAGCATTCAGCAGGCTTCAATGCTGGAATAGATGCAGAAAGTGTCAATGTACCCATTCCCTGCATGAGACAGTCATGTTACCGGTTAAAACATCTAATGACAATTGAATGTAAAGTATGTAGAAGAAAAGGAAACACAGAAAAACCAAATGGTGAGAATACTGTTATACAACATGCTGATACATACACCTGCTGTTCCTAATATTAACTAAAATGTTTCAAATGAAAGAATGACTTTGAGTTCTATGTAGTCAATGCTCAAGTGGatttcatcaaaaaaaaaaattgttacttCCATGATAAGAAACTTAAAGATGGAGTAGATGCAGTGCGGTGGAAGGAAGAAATTTTGGAACAAAGTATGCTCAAAACTGGTCTTCGGATTCTCCCTTTTCCATATTTCTTCAGCAGtataatatttgtttttcttCCATCCTTCATTTTCTAATCAATTACTATAAAATGTATAAAAGAATTTAACTCCACATATAAACGATATTTAGAAATGGTTTGATGACATCCTATCACCATCAGATATTACATTATGCAAAAAACTATATAATGCATATATCTTGAATCTGCCCATAATTCTCATGTAAGCATTAACTTTTCTTCAGCTCTACAAGAAATGACGCAGGACATATCCAGCAGTATATCATAGGAGAGATGTGTGTAGAGAATTATTTGAACAGAAGAATTAAAATAATTTGGTTTGTAATTACAATGAAATAAATCATGGAGAAAATGGCAATTGTCCAGTATCGTCCCCAGTAAGAATCTGCTAGAACTGCTCCAATAAGAGGTGCAAGGTAACAAGTGCCTTGCCAAGTGGTGACGTTTCTTGCCGCAGAGACATTTCCTTCATGTAGCTTGCGAGTAAGATAGGTAACAAGATTCGTTGCAATACCATAGTACGCCAAACGTTCACAGCACTCATTGCCTGTGTTTCATATCATGTAAaagttcaaataaaaaaaaaatttaccaaCAAAAGTCcaattttgtaaaaataattaCCTTTTACGTAAACCGTAAGTGAAATGAACAGGCTTACCTAGGATAAATGGGCAAGCTTTCCAAGTGCCAGTATTCTTCTTAAGCACTGGCCTCCCTTTATAGTCGACCGAGCCATCTCCTGTGTATAGCTTACTCTCTTCATCCTTCAGATAAAAAAAATAGCAAATAGTTCATTATAGAGCAAAAAGCCACTTCTTCTATATGGTTTAAACTCGGAGGAGTCAAAAAACACACTGACTATAGGAAACAGTTTACTATTTCATCAACCACCCTAACCCTAAAATCGATTATTGCACAATTGATATTAACCTAAAGTGAAAGGGCTTTTCAAGAAGTTCAATTACTCaactgaaaatgaaaaagagGGGGAACCTGAATAAGCGCTTCTTCCAAACGCGAAGAATCGTCTTCGACGGAACCCATAGCTCTGATATCGCTGAATTGAGTTCAAACTCCTCTTTCAGTTTGTGCTTCTAAATTGAGGGAGGTTGCAATTTATTTATCTATGGATAATaggaataaaataaattaatcctTGGAATGCTCAACAAAACTACGCCGCAATTACTTTTCGTCTTTTGTATGTTGTTGATTGCTTGCATTAGAATAACTGAATAAGCAACCAAGAAGAAGAACGTTGCGTGGGAGAAAGAGAGATTGAGATGCAAGTTgaatttaatgaataaatattgGGATTACGTCTAGAAACATAGCCAACGAAGCGAACCCATGTCTCTCTTGTTGAAATGTCAATAGCATCGTGATACTGTGTAGTTGTTAATACTGTAACTATAAAATGCAAACGATCTCGACCGTAAAATATATACGTTTTTTAGGGTTAATTATGATAATCTAAATTAGTTAAGTAACAGCCGTTGGATCAATCTATACGATGGTGTGCTTGTTTGTTCAGTTGCAGGGGATCTGCTTCCGTGGAATACCAAATTTCTAAAATGCCCTCTTGCTTAATAGTTAATAGTCTCTCggttaggggtgatcaaaaccaaaccaacccaatagaaaaccgcaaaccaaaccaaaccaaaccgaaaccgcaaaaaaccgcatttggttcggattagtttgggtcagtttttacaaaaccgcacggttcggttcagtttgcggtttgtattttgtaaaccgaaccaaaccgaatcaaaccgcactatgttacaacctaaattttactaactcacatccaacccaaacttaaacttattatacattagcattatgattacgaacaattttctcatccttacacatataatttcagtcccgatcttctaaaatctctaataacattatcgcaccttctttgccacatacatcttccctcttcttctataatctctactctcttatattctttctttttcaccttctcctttttatgtaaatgttctgtatttctgtttcgtttttatcgcatatcttcttctctaatctctcaacactttttttctttttcactttcactttcactaatctttcgtctcttctatttttttgtttcgttataataatttttatattgttttatgctattattttatgtttaatattccacttttgtctaatttaatttttacatattaaatggaaaattgttgtcaaaatatgacgagttttgttgttatttgatagtgtatgaatgtataaatacaaaattatgttatcatctatatgtgtatgtatggctcaataaaatatttgtaaaaaaccgaaccaaccgaaccgaaccaaaccgcattagtttggtttggtttggttcggattttttttaaaagccaaccgaaccaaaccaaaccgcactattttttctcttgcggttcggatgatttttttcgtcaaaaccgcccaaaccgcaccgcgagcacccctactcTCGGTGCATTTGATTCGTAAAATGGTAAGTATTGGATAGAACACTATACTACATTATATGACTTTAAAATATTGGACAACTTTTTATCATGTACGATATTTGATGAATAATGGacatgataaataaaataaagtgataaataCTAAAATaccctttaaatatatatttatatcactTTATCGAAGATCGAAGGTTGCAGATTGTAATATATTAAAAGacgaatattatttttttattatatatagggTATTTTTGTCATTTAAATAACTTAGTACTAGTGACAAAAGATTATTTTCACATTGTAAATATTAATAGAGGAGAATGAGAGAGAATACATATTTTTAGTAGAAAATAAAATGGTATTTCTGTATTTTAAATAACTTGTGCCAGTATTAAAAAATGGGTACTTTCAGTGGCGGTTCTATAGCCCGGCGAGgccgggcacgcgcccgggctcaacccctattttctttgtatttcccCCAATTTAATAGTCGAATTCTAGACgaaattaggggcaaaattaataaaaataagagtGTGAAAACTAAAATAGATGAGTACCCAATGGTCCAGACAggcccaacccaattaattatatatgaattataacaaaaagaaaattaaaattaattatgctACAGTGTTATAGACCGGCTGGTGTTTCATCTCTTCCCTCTTTGTCTTTGACGGTTGGTGCTTCAAGATATAcatatttaatcattattattaaatattataataataagagtTTTATATTGTTGATAAAACTTCAATCAGCTAATTATCTTCTTAGTTTTTTTTCTTGAATGATACCATTTTCATTTTTTAGTCTTCTTGCAATTTATGCTttcaaaaatttataattgattaGACCTTccctaattttatatttttttatactttttttctattataattttatagcgacattataatttttcatatattataaaaTCAAACAAGAAATCATGGgcgtttaaatttaattaaaaggtaagagTAATACAAATTGAAATGTGTGAAAATGATGAGTTTTACTATGTGGTCAAATTAGAGAGTTCGAGCAAAATTAATTTGTCAATATGAGAAATTATCTAAGTTTTCCacataataaataacattaaaatttttggggtattttttaagaaataagttGAAAATATCCAACTATTATTTTGTTAGCTTTTGAGGGATTATATTTTATGttccttattttttattttcttttttattgaataaattatctttaataaaaataatattaaaattaatgtataagtaaatttatagttataaaataaaataaatgcgtataatttgaaatttcaactcaattataaatattataataaaccaatataaaaactaaagtgaaaaaaaaactatttgaattttTAGAGTTTTTTAGTTTCCTCAGGGACACACACGTTTACAATTGAACATTTACTATTGTTCACTATAAATAGATCTAACAAAAACTAAAGACAATTTAAATACTCTTTATTTTCTTATCATCTTTTTTTAGAGTACAAGTTAGAAAAGGCAAGGTACTCGAAATCATGGGCGGAGCTACAGCCAAGCGAACTCGGACACGCGTCCGCGCTCAACCTCTCCTTTCGTTATATACTCTCCActtaatagttgatttttagacaaTACCAGGGGCCATTGGCGGTTCTATGGCCCAGCcagcccgggcacgcgcccgggctcaacccctatatTCTTTGTACTCTTCCCAATTTAATGaccaatttttagacaaaattaggggcaaaattaataaaaataaggtgtgaaaattaaaacagatgaataaccaATGGTCCAGACCCaatccaattaattatttatgaatcaaaacagaaactaaaaaaaaaactccCTTAAAACTAAACAATGATTACAACAGAGGTTCTTACTAACGGACACTCGTTAAGCATATTCAATAAAGaaagtatatttttttataaaaatcaatattttaatttctaatatatttttaatggTTTAAATACAcacattattttaaaaaacttaccATTTTAATTACTTAAAGAGTGCTCTTAGAGCACTGATTAACATttccctaaaagaaatatatAGCACTTGTCTTATATATTCCTAACGTcagtattattttttatcattagtCATGACTATCATAAAAATAAAGCTAAGTAGTAAGTTAATATATTTACATGACAAACAgtacaaaatatatatatgataattcTATAAAATGAATGTATTGTTTCGTTaagacatatataaaaaaaagcccAAAAGATATTTAATGCATAtacttaaatcaaaataaataaaagcaaaaacaaGTCCCTTTTAgtttattagaattaatttattTAGTCTTTGTctaatttacttaatttattctagtgttaaaaaatattttaaaaaacactaaaaaatattttcttttattattattagattatttattttattaaaaaaatagaaaacgtgtaattttatttgattaggtttttattattcaataaaatttttatttaattttgttttgctactgtttgtttcttttttttaattatttaatttctaaTAGTTTTATAGACCCTATATAAATTAATCGATAGAACAATCTACTAAGAAtatgaggtttgtaagctcctccTAAGTTAAACAGTCCATTAAGATAAGGTTTGTGAGCTCCTCCAAGTTAAACAGTCCATTAAGATAAGGTTTGTAAGCTTTCCTTAAGTTCTTTCTTAGTTAAGTTTATTATTAAACTTAAGACAATTAAATtcattcataaattaaataactCAGAATCCTCTGAGAGTTCAGCTTCACACGCATTCCAACTGCATCAGTCTCTCCTTAAATACTCTATTAGTCTACAAATTCATTGAGTTGACTTTGATATTACCGATGTCGACAACATCcgttgaaagagctttttcagcaatgaggattatcaagtctaatttgCTCAACAAGATCAACAATctgtggttcaatgacttgatgaaATGTTAAACCgagcgggagatattcaagtcaattaaagatgttgatattattcCAACATTCACCGCAAAGAGGTCTTGGAGAGGGCATTTACCTCCTAATTTTATTTAGCACAATATTCGCATGTTAGGTTTCATCTCTCTTATGTAGCACactttatgactatttatatattatatcacATGTAATTTGCAGttaaatttttgcccaggctacctaaaatttctggctccgccactgccaggggcaaaattagtaatttttagacaaaattaaggacaaaatcagtaaaaatatggtgtgaaatttttggacaaaatcaaaagattttttttagataaaatcaagagcaaaattagtagaaacatgatgtaaaattaataaaaacaaggtGTAAACTTTTTGCCCAGgctccctaaaatttctggctccgccactgctttGGTCTTTAAAATTCTGTAATACGCACAAAAGAGTATTTTCACATTGTAAATATTAATAGAAAAGAATGGCAGAaagaatatttatatttttagtggaaaataaaatgatatttctgTATTTTAAATAACTTGCACCAGTAGAAAATAAAAGAGTATTTTCGTTATTTAAATAACTTGTATCAGGGACAAAAAGTTGTCCCAAGGTTTAGTGAGGGACAAAAATTTGAGTTTTAGTCCCGTCCTAATCCTGAGTTTTGTCCTATCCCGtaaacaaattttaaatcaaACGCAGAATAACTAGAATTGTGTTGTCCAGTTTCTCGttttttagcaaatcaaacgcaccctcTCAGATCTCAGTTATAAgaaaaattcactttttaaatatattataaataatatagttGGACAACATACTGTCCAGATACGTTATTTATTTactgtatttaaaaaaataaatattttcttataaatgagaTTGGAGATAGTACTAATAGTAGATTAGAATGGAAATATTTGTGTTTGTTTTCACCAAAACATTTCCCGAACAATTTTATCTATGATTTTCCTAACTTATATGTTAAGGCACAAAAATATAAAGGAATTTAAgagaataaatttttaaattaaaaagcttaattttaaattttgaaagatTAAATGTATTTTCAAATGTGAGG contains:
- the LOC131602993 gene encoding protein NRT1/ PTR FAMILY 8.3-like, with product MGSVEDDSSRLEEALIQDEESKLYTGDGSVDYKGRPVLKKNTGTWKACPFILGNECCERLAYYGIATNLVTYLTRKLHEGNVSAARNVTTWQGTCYLAPLIGAVLADSYWGRYWTIAIFSMIYFIGMGTLTLSASIPALKPAECLGAVCPPATPAQYAVFFIGLYLIALGTGGIKPCVSSFGADQFDDTDSRERVKKGSFFNWFYFSINIGALISSSFIVWIQENAGWGLGFGIPALFMGLAIGSFFLGTPLYRFQKPGGSPLTRMCQVVAASFRKRNLTVPEDSSLLYETPDKSSAIEGSRKLQHSDELRCLDRAAVVSDDERKSGDYSNLWRLCTVTQVEELKILIRMFPVWATGIVFSAVYAQMSTMFVEQGTMMDTRIGSFRIPPASLSTFDVVSVIFWVPVYDRFIVPIARKFTGKERGFSELQRMGIGLFISVLCMSAAAIVEIKRLQLAKELDLVDKAVPVPLTILLQIPQYFLLGAAEVFTFVGQLEFFYDQSPDAMRSLCSALSLLTTSLGNYLSSFILTVVLYFTTRGGSPGWIPDNLNKGHLDYFFWLLAGLSFLNMFMYIVAAKRYKSKKAS